A portion of the Ardenticatenales bacterium genome contains these proteins:
- a CDS encoding aminotransferase class I/II-fold pyridoxal phosphate-dependent enzyme encodes MTTPIPPFATEQFFARYEFTTPYLLCASDCESMTVGELLALADIPASALGRLHLGYTESQGHPALRREIAATYETIGAADIVVLGAPEEGIYLTMRALLQPGDEVIALTPAYDSLRHLAAHIVQPAPLKPWPIRPTPTSWRLDLDDLARLLTPQTRLLIVNFPHNPTGLLPDAAQFHALVEMARERGIWLFCDEMYRGLENAGTPMLPSAADLYEQAIVLAGLSKVHGLPGLRSGWLVVRNAALREQLINWKHYTTICPPAPSEFLATAALRARAPLIARNRAIIAQNLALARTFFARWTDLFTWRPPQAGSVALVEMAVPSTTAYCERLAREQGILLLPGPFLGADDRFVRFGLGRHNFGANLAQYDAYLAQAQ; translated from the coding sequence ATGACGACACCAATCCCCCCCTTTGCCACAGAACAATTCTTCGCTCGCTACGAGTTTACCACGCCCTACCTGCTGTGCGCTTCCGACTGCGAGAGCATGACGGTGGGCGAACTGCTGGCCCTCGCGGATATTCCCGCGTCTGCGTTGGGGCGTTTGCACCTGGGATACACGGAATCACAGGGGCATCCGGCGCTGCGCCGGGAGATCGCCGCCACCTACGAGACCATCGGCGCGGCGGACATCGTCGTTCTCGGCGCGCCGGAAGAGGGCATCTACCTGACCATGCGCGCCCTGCTGCAACCCGGCGACGAAGTTATCGCCCTCACCCCGGCTTATGACTCGCTGCGCCACCTGGCGGCGCATATCGTACAACCGGCTCCGCTCAAGCCGTGGCCCATCCGGCCCACGCCCACCAGCTGGCGGCTCGATCTGGACGATCTGGCCCGCCTGCTGACGCCGCAAACCCGCCTGCTCATCGTCAATTTCCCCCATAACCCCACCGGCCTGCTGCCCGATGCGGCGCAGTTCCACGCGCTTGTTGAGATGGCGCGCGAGCGTGGCATCTGGCTGTTTTGCGACGAAATGTACCGCGGCCTGGAAAATGCCGGCACGCCCATGCTGCCATCGGCGGCGGATTTGTATGAGCAGGCCATTGTACTGGCCGGGCTGTCCAAAGTACATGGCCTGCCAGGGCTGCGCAGCGGCTGGCTGGTGGTGCGGAACGCGGCGCTGCGCGAGCAGCTAATCAACTGGAAACATTACACGACCATCTGCCCGCCGGCTCCATCTGAATTTCTGGCGACGGCGGCGCTGCGGGCGCGCGCCCCCCTTATCGCCCGCAATCGGGCCATTATCGCCCAAAATCTGGCGCTGGCGCGGACGTTTTTCGCCCGCTGGACCGACCTGTTCACCTGGCGACCACCACAAGCCGGCTCCGTGGCCCTGGTGGAGATGGCCGTCCCCTCAACCACGGCTTACTGCGAGCGGTTGGCGCGCGAGCAGGGCATTCTGTTGCTGCCGGGTCCGTTCCTGGGAGCCGACGACCGATTCGTGCGCTTTGGCCTCGGTCGCCACAACTTTGGCGCGAACCTGGCGCAGTATGACGCCTATCTCGCGCAAGCACAGTAG
- a CDS encoding carbohydrate kinase family protein produces the protein MSRMAVCGLINVETTLRVEGFPLDYSPVRYPFFGIDSSVSGVGYNLALALTTLGDEVRLFSLIGADQAGFLVRRVLQQQEIADANVLDRDTPTAQSVVLYDANGRRMIFTDLKAMQEQVYPTAPFIASLPGCELAVLCNINFARPLLALARAAGVPVATDVHAIHDLEDDYNRDYMAAANILFMSHERLPCAPEAWARRVLARYGPDILVIGLGAAGALLAVAADNYVGRVPAVAVRPVVSTVGAGDALFASFCHFYGRDGDPYGALRRAVVFAGHKIGARGGAAGFLTEPALNLLFKQDGG, from the coding sequence ATGAGTCGGATGGCGGTTTGTGGATTGATTAACGTGGAAACGACGCTGCGCGTGGAAGGGTTTCCCCTTGATTACAGCCCCGTGCGGTATCCCTTCTTTGGCATTGACAGCAGCGTGTCTGGCGTGGGCTACAATCTGGCCCTGGCGCTGACGACGCTGGGGGACGAGGTGCGTTTGTTCTCCTTGATCGGGGCAGACCAGGCCGGCTTCCTCGTGCGCCGGGTGCTGCAACAGCAGGAGATCGCGGATGCTAACGTACTTGATCGGGATACGCCCACGGCGCAGTCCGTCGTTCTCTATGACGCCAATGGACGGCGCATGATCTTCACCGATTTGAAGGCGATGCAGGAGCAAGTCTATCCGACAGCCCCTTTCATTGCCAGTTTGCCGGGTTGCGAATTGGCCGTTCTTTGCAATATCAATTTTGCGCGTCCCTTGTTGGCGTTGGCGCGCGCGGCGGGCGTGCCCGTGGCCACGGATGTTCATGCGATTCACGATCTGGAGGATGACTATAATCGGGATTATATGGCGGCGGCGAACATTTTGTTTATGAGCCACGAACGCCTCCCTTGCGCCCCGGAGGCGTGGGCGCGGCGGGTGCTGGCGCGTTATGGGCCGGATATTTTGGTGATCGGTTTGGGGGCGGCGGGGGCGCTGCTGGCGGTGGCGGCGGATAATTATGTGGGGCGGGTTCCGGCGGTTGCTGTGCGTCCGGTGGTCAGCACGGTGGGCGCGGGGGATGCGCTTTTTGCCAGTTTTTGTCACTTTTATGGGCGAGATGGTGATCCGTATGGGGCGCTGCGGCGGGCTGTGGTTTTCGCGGGGCATAAGATTGGGGCGAGGGGCGGGGCGGCGGGGTTTTTGACGGAGCCGGCCCTTAATTTACTTTTTAAGCAAGATGGGGGATAA
- the mscL gene encoding large conductance mechanosensitive channel protein MscL, which translates to MLKEFRDFAMRGNLLDLAFAVILGAAFGPIIASLVNDIVMPPIGLLLGGVDFANLFIVLKGGTFATLADAQAAGAVTINYGLFINAIINFLIVAFVVFLIVRQVNRSKKQEEAAPPAPPEPSAEEKLLAEIRDLLKK; encoded by the coding sequence ATGTTAAAAGAATTCCGTGATTTTGCCATGCGTGGCAACCTGTTGGACCTGGCTTTTGCCGTTATATTGGGAGCCGCGTTTGGTCCTATCATCGCTTCTTTGGTCAATGACATTGTCATGCCCCCCATTGGCTTACTCCTGGGTGGCGTGGACTTCGCCAACCTGTTCATCGTTCTCAAGGGCGGCACGTTTGCCACCCTGGCGGACGCCCAGGCCGCCGGCGCCGTCACAATCAACTATGGCCTGTTCATCAACGCGATAATCAATTTCCTGATCGTGGCCTTTGTGGTTTTCTTGATTGTGCGCCAGGTGAATCGCAGCAAGAAGCAGGAAGAAGCAGCCCCACCCGCGCCGCCGGAACCCAGCGCCGAGGAAAAACTGCTGGCGGAAATCCGCGATCTGCTGAAGAAATAG
- a CDS encoding endonuclease III: protein MFVIIRDVMNQEEVLRAKYDEVYRLLLAAYGEHRWRQHLPPVDELVCTILSQATSDTNRDKGFTGLRQRFPDWEAVMWAEEEEVVAAIMPAGLARQKAPRIQNALRHIHRTRGALTLDFLAELPLPEAQAWLTRIKGIGPKTAAIVLLFAFGRPTFPVDTHVHRILRRVGLIDPRTSADKAHEIMENRGRPKTFYTMHLNLIRHGREVCQARSPKCATCPLQSCCDYFPAQ, encoded by the coding sequence ATGTTCGTTATAATCCGAGATGTGATGAACCAGGAAGAAGTCTTGCGCGCAAAATATGATGAGGTCTATCGGCTGCTGCTGGCTGCTTATGGCGAACACCGCTGGCGACAGCACCTGCCGCCCGTGGATGAGCTTGTTTGTACGATTTTGTCGCAGGCGACGTCGGATACCAACCGGGACAAGGGGTTTACGGGGCTACGGCAACGGTTTCCTGATTGGGAAGCAGTGATGTGGGCAGAAGAGGAAGAGGTCGTGGCGGCGATAATGCCGGCAGGTCTGGCCCGCCAGAAAGCCCCCCGCATCCAAAACGCCCTGCGCCACATTCACCGCACGCGCGGCGCGCTCACCCTTGACTTCCTCGCCGAGCTGCCCCTGCCAGAGGCCCAGGCGTGGCTCACGCGCATCAAAGGCATTGGCCCGAAGACTGCCGCCATCGTTCTTCTGTTCGCCTTTGGCCGCCCCACCTTTCCCGTCGATACGCACGTTCACCGTATTCTCCGGCGGGTGGGACTAATTGACCCCCGTACTTCGGCTGACAAGGCGCACGAAATCATGGAAAATAGGGGGCGTCCCAAGACGTTTTACACGATGCATCTCAACTTGATCCGGCATGGACGCGAGGTGTGTCAGGCGCGGTCGCCCAAATGCGCCACCTGCCCGCTGCAATCCTGTTGTGATTATTTCCCGGCTCAGTAG